A stretch of the Chitinophaga sp. Cy-1792 genome encodes the following:
- a CDS encoding Crp/Fnr family transcriptional regulator — translation MSLTGIFPIDKWNFKSQSIFSNLPDEEYGLLCANKQEQTYEKGEIIFKEGGIPAGIYFIKHGKIKKYKADRDGREQIIYVANTGEMIGYHAILGEDRYPDSAAALEDCTLHFIPKEDFVAAMERSPILTQRLLKALSHEFAVLSNTISVFAQKSVKERLAIALIVLREKYKDDAVAGEPVQINISRTDLASIVGTAKENVVRFLKEFKEAGIVNSQGRKIQVLDINRLIEISNYTN, via the coding sequence ATGAGCTTAACTGGCATTTTTCCGATAGATAAATGGAATTTCAAGTCGCAATCCATCTTCAGTAATCTTCCCGACGAAGAATACGGATTACTCTGCGCCAACAAGCAGGAACAGACTTATGAGAAAGGCGAAATCATCTTCAAAGAAGGAGGTATACCCGCTGGTATTTATTTTATTAAACATGGTAAAATAAAAAAATATAAGGCCGACAGAGACGGCCGCGAACAGATTATTTACGTCGCCAATACCGGCGAAATGATCGGTTACCATGCCATCCTCGGCGAAGACCGCTATCCCGACTCAGCCGCGGCACTGGAAGACTGTACCCTTCACTTTATTCCGAAAGAAGATTTTGTGGCCGCCATGGAAAGATCGCCCATCCTTACCCAGCGACTCCTCAAGGCACTCAGCCACGAATTTGCCGTACTTAGCAATACCATCAGCGTTTTTGCCCAGAAATCAGTCAAAGAAAGGCTCGCCATCGCACTTATCGTGCTACGCGAGAAATATAAGGATGATGCCGTCGCCGGTGAACCCGTCCAGATCAACATCTCCCGCACCGACCTCGCCAGTATAGTTGGCACTGCTAAGGAAAACGTCGTGCGATTCCTCAAGGAATTCAAAGAAGCCGGCATCGTCAATTCCCAGGGAAGAAAAATACAGGTACTCGATATCAACAGGTTGATAGAAATATCAAATTACACAAACTAA
- a CDS encoding class I SAM-dependent methyltransferase, whose product MELSTSAELSERLVKPNCFLNDGAFDWLYPERIQQLSRRHWTPIGVAKKSAQFLANEPGKRILDIGSGIGKFCLVGGHYNPHATFYGIEQREELHQLAEDARDITGKFNVEFIHGNFTHLDMDNYDNFYFYNAFFENLDHQDRIDHQIAYSPSLYVYYCKYFYRVLDAKPSGTRLVTFHSLGDEVPPAYHLVESSIDTLLKFWIKK is encoded by the coding sequence ATGGAATTATCAACAAGCGCTGAGTTGAGTGAGCGATTGGTTAAGCCTAATTGTTTTTTGAATGACGGGGCATTTGACTGGCTTTATCCTGAGCGGATACAACAATTATCGCGGCGTCACTGGACACCGATAGGCGTTGCAAAAAAATCAGCACAATTTCTTGCAAACGAGCCAGGGAAAAGGATTTTGGACATTGGCAGCGGAATCGGAAAATTTTGTCTTGTAGGAGGACATTATAACCCACATGCTACTTTTTATGGTATTGAACAGCGGGAAGAATTACATCAGTTAGCAGAAGATGCCAGAGATATTACAGGAAAATTTAATGTAGAGTTCATACATGGAAATTTTACTCATCTGGACATGGATAACTATGATAATTTTTACTTTTACAACGCTTTTTTCGAGAATCTGGATCACCAGGACAGGATTGATCACCAGATAGCATATTCTCCTAGTTTGTACGTCTACTATTGTAAATATTTCTACAGAGTACTGGATGCGAAACCTTCAGGGACCAGATTAGTGACGTTTCATAGTCTGGGTGATGAGGTACCACCTGCCTACCATCTGGTAGAGTCGTCCATCGATACGTTGTTAAAGTTTTGGATTAAAAAATAA
- a CDS encoding AraC family transcriptional regulator codes for MGLIASLPDINKQRNSVFVMHEKSEKLIPLHSHTKGQLSYVEGGIAYITIDYKTYVVPARHYFWVPQGMPHILRIGYSATVLRSLYFYAGDDDTNPFYGKLGIYPASELLIQMINYSERWDGRHVTRKDDNFEFLVALKKLLPELNNKALPIVLPTTDDEQMQVILRYLEKNISERLTLEEVGRKFNVSERSLSRLFQASLHISFLQYLKTLRMVKAIELILKTSKPISDIAYSVGYTSISSFSDAFHEFTNSRPSDFRKN; via the coding sequence ATGGGACTCATTGCATCATTACCGGATATCAACAAACAACGGAATTCTGTGTTTGTCATGCATGAAAAATCAGAGAAGCTCATTCCGCTGCATTCCCATACCAAAGGGCAACTCAGCTATGTTGAAGGAGGTATTGCGTATATCACCATCGACTATAAAACATATGTAGTTCCTGCGCGGCATTATTTCTGGGTACCGCAGGGCATGCCACATATATTACGCATCGGTTACTCTGCTACCGTTTTAAGGTCCTTATATTTCTACGCCGGCGACGACGACACCAATCCCTTCTATGGCAAGCTGGGCATTTACCCGGCAAGCGAGCTGCTCATACAAATGATCAACTACTCCGAAAGATGGGATGGCAGGCACGTTACGCGCAAAGATGACAACTTCGAATTCCTGGTGGCCCTTAAAAAATTATTACCTGAACTCAATAATAAAGCACTCCCTATCGTCCTCCCTACCACAGACGATGAACAGATGCAGGTCATCCTACGCTACCTGGAAAAAAATATCAGTGAAAGACTCACACTGGAAGAGGTGGGCAGGAAATTTAATGTCAGTGAAAGGTCATTATCCAGGTTATTTCAGGCATCATTGCATATATCTTTCCTGCAATACCTGAAAACATTGCGCATGGTGAAAGCGATAGAGCTGATACTGAAAACCAGTAAGCCTATCAGCGATATCGCCTATAGCGTGGGGTATACGTCTATAAGCTCCTTTAGTGATGCCTTTCATGAATTTACCAATTCAAGGCCATCTGATTTTCGCAAAAACTAA
- a CDS encoding TolC family protein: MNQRLRTAATGVLLAIYAVPTYAQQATTAVNDTLQISLQQAWQKAEDYSRKIAITKKATAIASEEIDDARMERLPEVEVMGSAEKATNIPIYGNGPFSKPTSQHEVIHSLYKVGADLYLNIYNGNKLNLKIEEDKILHKLASIHQAETTSRIRYQTAALYLELQQARIFRALILQDIADQEKQLAEIQTFHRNGTVLKSDVLRVELDLSKRKLTLVKIENDILIANQKLNQLIGEPDERIVAPALTAIPETPGNYADYVNEALHYSYAWHTSAENTEVSKLHVQQVKANVRPKIGLYGDFYYANPQIFLYPYNPSWYSLGISGIKVSFPISSLYHNTHKLEAAKLELEKEEEAHKDTEDQVRQQVKEAYLRYKESLVQIDVAKTNVERATENARIIKVTYFNQASLITDLLDADVQLLQSRFELAAAQVLAQNKYYLLRHITGTL, from the coding sequence ATGAATCAGAGATTAAGAACCGCGGCCACAGGCGTATTGCTGGCCATATATGCGGTTCCAACTTATGCCCAACAGGCAACTACAGCTGTTAATGACACCCTTCAGATTTCGTTACAGCAGGCATGGCAGAAAGCGGAAGATTACAGCCGCAAAATAGCGATCACTAAAAAGGCTACAGCTATTGCCAGCGAAGAAATTGATGACGCACGCATGGAGCGTTTGCCGGAAGTCGAAGTAATGGGAAGTGCAGAAAAAGCGACCAACATTCCCATCTACGGCAATGGCCCTTTCTCAAAACCCACTTCCCAGCATGAGGTTATACATAGTTTATATAAAGTAGGGGCAGATCTCTATCTCAATATATACAATGGTAACAAACTCAATCTGAAAATAGAAGAAGATAAAATACTACATAAACTCGCGTCAATTCACCAGGCGGAAACAACCAGCCGTATCCGTTACCAAACGGCTGCATTGTATCTGGAACTGCAACAGGCAAGGATTTTCAGAGCATTGATTCTGCAAGACATTGCAGACCAGGAAAAACAATTGGCAGAAATACAAACCTTTCACCGCAACGGTACTGTACTGAAAAGTGATGTATTACGCGTAGAACTGGACCTCTCCAAACGTAAGCTGACACTGGTTAAGATAGAGAATGATATTCTCATCGCCAACCAGAAACTCAATCAGCTGATAGGCGAACCTGATGAAAGAATAGTAGCACCGGCATTGACAGCTATTCCGGAAACGCCTGGTAATTACGCGGATTATGTGAATGAAGCCCTGCACTATTCCTATGCATGGCATACCTCCGCCGAAAATACGGAAGTAAGTAAATTACATGTGCAGCAGGTGAAAGCCAATGTAAGGCCTAAGATCGGCCTCTATGGCGATTTCTACTACGCCAATCCACAAATCTTTCTATACCCTTATAATCCTTCCTGGTATTCGCTGGGCATAAGTGGTATTAAGGTCTCTTTCCCGATTTCATCGCTGTACCATAATACACATAAGCTGGAAGCAGCTAAGCTGGAACTGGAAAAAGAAGAGGAGGCACACAAAGATACAGAAGACCAGGTGCGTCAGCAGGTGAAAGAAGCTTACCTGCGCTATAAGGAATCGCTGGTACAGATAGACGTTGCTAAAACAAACGTGGAGCGGGCTACAGAGAATGCACGCATCATCAAAGTAACCTACTTCAACCAGGCATCGCTGATCACTGACCTGCTCGATGCTGATGTACAGCTGCTGCAATCCAGGTTTGAACTGGCTGCCGCACAGGTGCTCGCACAAAATAAATACTATTTACTCCGCCATATCACAGGTACCCTTTAA
- a CDS encoding HlyD family secretion protein: MKKNYIATDKLITRITGWMAGITVLALAIWGGYTLWECYRFEITNDAQVQEYVNPVISRAGGFIVVVKFEENQVVKKGDTLLVIDSREYTLQQDQTEAAIRKSEAQLEVLSSNIHTLQQSAAAANAQISGAKAKVWKQQLDYNRYEQMYKEEAATKQQLENMQAALAVNNSEYKTAEENYATANSRIVDARAEKEVVQAEILRLRALLDRHKLDVSYTVITAPYDGRMGRRTVEEGQMIDAGETLAYIVNNETDKWIVANYKETQVANMEIGDTVRIIADAYPGRTFSGTIISLSPATGSSFSLLPPDNSTGNYVKIVQRIPVRIRVDGSRKEIDKLKVGMNVNVYLPKQQHHG, encoded by the coding sequence ATGAAAAAGAATTACATCGCAACAGACAAACTGATCACCCGCATCACTGGCTGGATGGCTGGTATTACCGTACTCGCACTGGCTATCTGGGGAGGGTATACCCTCTGGGAATGTTACCGGTTTGAAATCACCAATGATGCACAGGTACAGGAATATGTAAACCCCGTTATTTCCCGCGCTGGTGGCTTCATCGTAGTAGTTAAGTTCGAAGAAAACCAGGTCGTGAAAAAGGGCGATACCTTGCTGGTAATTGATAGCAGGGAGTATACGCTGCAACAGGATCAAACGGAAGCGGCTATACGTAAATCAGAAGCGCAGCTGGAAGTATTGTCCAGCAATATACATACGTTGCAGCAATCCGCTGCTGCTGCCAATGCACAAATCAGCGGGGCAAAGGCGAAAGTCTGGAAGCAACAGCTGGACTACAACCGCTACGAGCAGATGTACAAAGAAGAAGCTGCTACAAAGCAACAGCTGGAAAATATGCAGGCCGCGCTCGCTGTCAATAACAGTGAGTACAAAACCGCTGAAGAAAATTATGCTACAGCTAATTCCCGCATCGTGGATGCCAGGGCAGAAAAAGAAGTGGTACAGGCAGAGATACTCCGGCTCCGCGCCTTGCTGGACAGGCATAAGCTGGATGTCAGCTATACCGTGATCACGGCGCCTTACGACGGTCGTATGGGCCGCCGCACCGTGGAAGAAGGCCAGATGATAGACGCCGGTGAAACACTGGCCTATATCGTCAATAACGAAACAGATAAGTGGATCGTAGCCAACTATAAAGAAACACAGGTGGCTAATATGGAGATAGGCGACACCGTTAGAATTATTGCAGATGCCTATCCCGGCAGAACATTCAGCGGTACCATCATCAGCTTATCGCCTGCTACCGGTTCCAGCTTTTCCCTGCTGCCTCCTGACAACTCTACCGGCAACTACGTTAAAATTGTACAGCGTATCCCGGTTCGTATACGCGTAGACGGTAGTCGCAAAGAAATTGATAAACTGAAAGTAGGGATGAACGTAAATGTTTATCTTCCCAAACAACAGCATCATGGATAA
- a CDS encoding beta-carotene 15,15'-monooxygenase — protein MDNGIPIFRQWAPEWLIRATLFLLILPSIVLFFLPMTNINAAAGFYGSEPADIQFSVALFYAGYVGFYTLERRFFVFMAAKEYFILFTFLQILSCFICYHVHELYIFFPVRFMQGMLFACTVNLSLSLMFTRLRSERAREVSFSVFFGFLICAMPFNNFVTADLIDSANFNVVYKAATFAYGPCLCLFLLMMNNVRLNVRFPLYNLDWQSFALYSVMLVLFGYIMIYGQEYYWLEDGRIRNSVIAIVVLGIIYIIRQKKLRRPYLHLQVFKYRNFRVGILVLFIMYICRFASGITNAFYTTVLHFDPMHLSYINLLNMAGLVVGVIIACCMILQRMHIRTIWIPGFLLLLGFHVSMYFLFDVQADEWNYFIPLFAQGLGVGMIMVPTIVYAISSVPVAIGGSAASVGLLTRYLGFCVSIGLINFFELFGKSRHYNAFQDHLTKVDPMVRATLHAQAQHLHAKGMAAGRAAKAADKLLVKAMNEQGQIRFAMDYYELMSCLIILTLLLIALFPYLNRTAIYLRSRRLSPA, from the coding sequence ATGGATAATGGTATTCCCATATTCCGGCAGTGGGCGCCGGAATGGCTGATCAGAGCCACCTTGTTCCTGCTGATACTACCCAGTATCGTGCTGTTCTTCCTGCCCATGACCAATATCAATGCGGCAGCAGGATTTTACGGCAGTGAGCCTGCTGATATCCAATTTTCCGTAGCACTTTTTTATGCCGGCTATGTTGGGTTTTATACACTGGAGCGTCGCTTCTTCGTGTTCATGGCGGCAAAAGAATATTTTATTCTTTTTACATTTTTGCAGATACTCTCCTGTTTTATCTGCTATCATGTGCATGAGCTGTATATATTTTTCCCGGTGCGTTTCATGCAGGGGATGCTGTTTGCCTGTACGGTGAATTTGTCGCTGTCGCTGATGTTTACAAGACTGCGTAGTGAAAGGGCCAGGGAGGTCAGCTTTTCCGTGTTCTTCGGATTCCTGATCTGCGCCATGCCTTTTAATAATTTCGTGACGGCAGACCTGATAGACAGCGCCAATTTCAATGTGGTATATAAAGCGGCCACCTTCGCTTACGGACCATGCCTGTGCCTGTTTTTACTGATGATGAACAATGTAAGGCTGAATGTGCGATTTCCCTTGTATAACCTCGACTGGCAGAGCTTTGCGCTGTACAGTGTAATGCTGGTGCTCTTTGGTTACATCATGATTTACGGGCAGGAATATTACTGGCTGGAAGATGGTCGTATACGCAACAGCGTTATAGCCATCGTGGTGCTGGGTATTATTTATATCATCCGCCAGAAAAAATTAAGAAGACCATATCTGCACTTGCAGGTATTTAAATACCGCAACTTCAGGGTGGGGATACTGGTATTGTTTATTATGTATATCTGCCGGTTTGCTTCTGGTATCACCAACGCCTTTTACACGACTGTACTGCATTTTGATCCGATGCATTTGTCTTATATCAACCTGCTGAATATGGCAGGACTGGTGGTGGGCGTGATTATCGCCTGCTGTATGATATTGCAGCGTATGCATATCAGAACTATCTGGATACCAGGATTCCTGTTGTTACTGGGTTTTCATGTGAGTATGTATTTTTTGTTTGATGTACAGGCAGATGAGTGGAATTATTTTATTCCGTTGTTTGCGCAGGGATTAGGTGTGGGGATGATCATGGTGCCAACGATCGTATATGCTATCTCGTCGGTGCCGGTGGCGATTGGCGGATCAGCCGCTTCTGTCGGGCTACTGACGCGGTATCTTGGATTCTGCGTCAGTATAGGGTTGATCAATTTCTTTGAATTATTTGGGAAGAGCCGCCACTATAATGCCTTTCAGGACCACTTAACCAAAGTAGACCCTATGGTGCGTGCTACACTACATGCCCAGGCGCAGCACCTGCATGCAAAAGGTATGGCTGCAGGACGTGCCGCCAAAGCGGCAGACAAGCTACTGGTGAAAGCAATGAACGAACAGGGACAGATCCGTTTTGCGATGGACTACTACGAGCTGATGAGCTGCCTCATCATCCTGACGCTATTGCTGATCGCATTGTTCCCTTACCTGAACAGGACGGCAATCTATCTGCGGTCGCGGAGATTGAGTCCTGCCTGA